From a region of the Parus major isolate Abel chromosome 6, Parus_major1.1, whole genome shotgun sequence genome:
- the NPM3 gene encoding nucleoplasmin-3, with product MGRKHPNSRLWGAAAGPFGSVPGGGRGAGLLGTAQHGPPRSLSLSQRRRLMEPHGPASPGSVLFGCELTASAKSYTFQVDKEDDSDHILALSVVCLTDGAKDECNVVEVVGRNHENQEIAVPVANLKLSCQPLLSLDNFKLQPPVTFRLAAGSGPVHLTGWHKIMHREDASFEEDDDLSEEDEEELPPIMPAKK from the exons ATGGGCAGGAAACACCCGAATTCAAGGCTGTGGGGCGCTGCCGCAGGACCCTTTGGTTCGGTTCCCgggggcgggcgcggggcggggcTGCTCGGTACGGCACAGCACGGCCCGCCCcgctccctcagcctctcccagcgCCGCCGCCTCATGGAGCCGCACGGGCCAGCCAGCCCCGGCAGCGTCCTCTTCG gCTGTGAGCTGACTGCCAGTGCCAAATCCTACACATTTCAGGTGGATAAAGAAGATGACTCTGACCACATTTTAGCACTGTCTGTG GTCTGCCTCACTGATGGTGCCAAGGACGAGTGCAATGTGGTGGAGGTTGTTGGGCGAAACCATGAGAACCAAGAGATCGCTGTGCCTGTGGCAAATTTGAAATTGTCATGCCAACCCTTG CTGAGTCTGGACAACTTCAAGCTGCAGCCTCCGGTGACCTTTCGCCTGGCAGCAGGCTCTGGCCCAGTGCACCTCACCGGCTGGCACAAGATCA TGCACAGGGAAGATGCTTCCTTTGAGGAGGACGATGACTTGtctgaggaggatgaggaggaacTTCCTCCTATTATGCCAGCCAAGAAGTAG